One genomic window of Salvelinus alpinus chromosome 9, SLU_Salpinus.1, whole genome shotgun sequence includes the following:
- the LOC139530244 gene encoding chloride channel CLIC-like protein 1 has protein sequence MTITTFFTEPLKHFGQGISQFLRAFLKDIPVTLQIPVLLTIMLSILVFVYSSAQAAIQHGISRLLRVGGPSDTPDLSKRDRPQPTRRGDAPQRSPPPLRRRLGPAAN, from the exons ATGACCATCACCACCTTCTTCACAGAACCTCTGAAGCACTTTGGCCAGGGGATCAGCCAGTTCCTACGAGCCTTCCTCAAGGACATACCAGTCACCCTGCAGATCCCTGTGCTCCTCACCATCATGCTCTCCATCCTG GTCTTTGTGTACAGCAGCGCCCAGGCCGCCATCCAGCACGGCATATCCAGACTGCTGCGTGTCGGTGGGCCCAGCGACACCCCAGACCTGTCTAAGAGGGACAGACCACAACCCACTCGCAGGGGGGATGCCCCTCAACGCTCCCCTCCCCCGCTCAGACGCCGACTAGGACCAGCAGCCAACTAG